TATTTTTTTTAGTTCTGCTACTCTTAATATAGCACTTCTAGATCTTATATTTTTTTTAATTTCCTTTTTGCTAGGAAATATTTTTTTTAATATTTTTAATTTTTTTTTTGAGTTTATTTTTTTTAGTTCCTCATTAGTTATAGGTAATTTATTTGGTATTTTTATATCTTTACTATTACATTTCATAAAATATTTTATTATTTTGTCTTCTAAGGAATTAAAACTTATTACTAATAATTTTCCTTTATAAGATAAAATTTTAAGTGAATCTTTTAATATTTTTTTTATACATTTTAATTCTTTATTTATATAAATTCTTATTGCTTGAAAAGTTTTAGTAGATGGATTTATTTTTTTATTTTTTTTATAAACAATTTTGTTTATTATATTAGATAATTCTACAGTTTTTTCTATTTTTTTTTTTTTTCTATATTCTACTATAGATTTAGATATTTTTGATGCAAATTTTTCTTGACCAAATTTTTTTATTACTTCAAAAATATTTTTTTTATTACTATTATTTATCCATTCTTTTGCTGAAATTCCATATTTTTGATTATATCTCATATCTAAAGGTCCATTTAAAACAAATGAAAAACCTCTTTTTTTATTTTTTATTTGATTAGTAGAAAAACCTAAATCTAATATAATCCCATCAATCTTTTTTATAATATTAAATTTTTTAGCATATTTTATAAAATTTTCAAAAGAATCATTTATAAACTTAAAATTTTTGTTTTTTATTTTTTTTGAAAAATTTATACTATATGGATCTTTGTCTAAAGAATATAAAAATCCATGTTTTCCAATTTTTTTTAAAATATTTTTTGAATGTCCTCCTGACCCAAATGTACAATCTACATATATTCCATTTTTTTTAATTTTTAAATATTTTATTACTTCTTTTAATAAAACAGGTATATGATAATTTTTTTTAGACATATATTTTTATTTTTTTTTTTTTTTTAAATTTTTTTTTAAAAAAAAATTTAATAAATTTTATATATTTTATTTATTTTTATAAAATTATTTATTTATTATTTTTACTTTTAAAACATTTATTAATTTTAATATTTGTTTTTTTATTTTATTATTTATATTTATATCTTTATATATTTCTATTAAAATTTTTGATATTTTTTTATTATTTTTTAAAGGTTTAGCTATAATTTTTTTTATATTATATCCTCTTTGTGAAAATAGACCTATTACTCTAGATAAAACTCCTGATTTATTTTCTAATAATATATATAAAATTTTTTTCATAAAATTTTCCTAACATTTTTTTAATATCATATTTTTCATACCTAATCCTTTTATTTGCATAGGATATACATGTTCTGAAGAATCTATTTTTATGTCTAAAAATACTAATTTTTTTTTAGTTTTTTTTAATGCATATTTCATTTTATTATATAGTTCTTTTTTTTTATATACTCTTATTCCTATATGACCATATGATTTAACTAATTTAGAAAAATTTGGTAGTGATTTCATATATGATTGTGAATATCTACCAGAATAATTTATATCTTGCCATTGTTTTACCATACCTAATACATTATTATTTAAATTTATTATTAAAATAGGTATTTTATATTGCTTTGCTGTAGATAATTCTTGTATATTCATTTGAATGCTCCCATCTCCTGTTATACATATAACATTTTTTTTAGGAAATGCTAATTTTACACCTAAAGCAGCTGGTAATCCAAATCCCATAGTTCCTAATCCTCCAGAATTTATCCAATGTCTAGGTTTTTTAAAAGAATAATATAAAGCTGTAAACATTTGATGTTGACCTACATCAGATGTAATATATGCATTTCCTTTTGTTATTTTCCATATAGTTTCTATAACATATTGTGGTTTTATTTTTTTTGAAGTTTTTTCATATTTCAAACTATTTTTTTTTCTCCATAGTTGTATTTTTTCCCACCATTTTTTTATATTATTATTATATTTTTTTATTTCTAATATTTTTATAATTTCTTTTATAATATTTTTTGCATCTCCTACAATAGATATTTTAGATTTTATAGTTTTAGATATTGATGTAGGATCTATATCTATATGTATAATTTCTGAATTAGGACAATATTTATAAATATTATTTGTTGTTCTATCATCAAATCTGACTCCTATTGCTAATATTATATCAGAATAGTGCATTGCCATATTAGCTTCATAAGTTCCATGCATTCCTAACATTCCTAAGCACTGTTCGTGTCTTCCTGATATAGCTCCTAATCCCATTAATGATGTAGTTATAGGAAAATTTAATTTTTCTAATAATAATAACAAATATTTACTACATCCAGAAGATATTACACCACCGCCAATATATATAACTGGTTTTTTTGATTTTTTTAGTTTTTTAAATATCTTTTTTATTTTTTTTTTTTCTATTAATGTTTTTTCATTTAATTTTTTATATTTTTTTTTTATAAAAATATATTTTTTTTTAATATTGTTAGATAATACATTTTTTGGAATGTCTATTACTACTGGACCTTTTCTTCCTGAAGATGCTATATAAAAAGATTTTTTAAATATTTTATATATTTCTGAAGTATTTTTTATTAAAAAACTATGTTTAACTATTGGTCTTGATATACCTATCATATCACATTCTTGAAAAGCATCATTTCCTATTAAAGAATAATCTACCTGACCTGATATTATTATTATTGGTATAGAATCCATATAAGCTGTTGCTATACCTGTTATTGCATTTGTAGCCCCAGGTCCTGATGTTACTAAAGCTACTCCTACTTTTCCTGTAGATCTAGCATATCCATCAGCCATATGCGTTGCTGCTTGTTCATGTCTTACTAATATATGTTTTATTTTTCCTATTCTTTTTATAGAATCATATATATCAAGAACCGATCCTCCTGGATATCCAAATATATATTTGGTTTTTTGTTTTATTAAAGATTTTACTACTATATCTGCTCCTAACATTTTTTTTCCTTTATAATATATATTTTATATTTTTATAACAATATTTTATTTTACAGATATTTTTATATTTAGTAAAAATTTTAATAATATTTTTTTTAACAAATTTGTTTTTTAATCTTTTTTAAAAAAAAAGTATTTTATAACTTTTATTTAATTGTTATTTATATAATAATTTTTATTAATATTTTATTGTTTTTTTAAATTTTTTTTTAAAAAAAATATTTATTGTAAAATATTATAATATAATTTTATAAAGTTCTTTTAAAATATTTTGCAGGAGATAATTATGATAAAAATTTTTAATAATATTAAATCATATATTTTATCTATATTTTTATTTTTTTTAATTGTTTTGTTTAATTTTTCTATATGTTGTGAAAATAAAAAAAATGATATATGTAATGAACATATTCCTAGTTTATCTAAAATTATTGATAAAGCAATGCCATCTATAGTAAGTATAGATGCTGAAGGATCGAAATATTTTCATAAAAAGAAGAATAAAAAAGTAAATAATTATAATTTTAATAATATATATAATTATAATATTAATGAAAAATTTGAAAAAAAATATTTTAGTTCTTTAGGTTCAGGAGTCATAATAGACTCAAAAAATGGTTATGTAGTTACTAATAGTCATGTTATTAAAGATACATATAATATAGAAGTAAAATTGAATGATGGAAGAATATTTAATTCAGAAGTAGTTGGAATGGATAATAATTCTGATATAGCATTAATAAAGTTAAAAAAAGCAAAAAATTTAGTAGCAATAAAATTTTTTGATTCAGATAAGGTTAAAGTTGGAGATTATTCAATAGCTATAGGAAACCCATATGGTTTAGGAAATACAGTAACTTATGGAATTGTTTCTGCTGTTGGAAGAAATGGTTTAAATATTGAAAATTATGAAAATTTTATTCAAACCGATGCATCTATTAATAAAGGTAGTTCAGGAGGTGCTTTAATAAATTTAAAAGGAGAATTAATTGGGTTAAATACTGCTATTTTATCACCAAAAGAAGGAAATATAGGAATAGGTTTTTCTATACCTTCTAATATGGTAAAAAATTTAACAGAACAAATAGAAAAATATGGAAAAGTACAAAAAAGAGAATTAGGTATAATAGGAATTGAAATAGATGAAGAAATATCAAAATCTATGCATTTAAAAGTAAATAAAGGAATTTTTATAAGTAAAGTAATTCCTTATTCAGTTGCTGAAAAAGTTGGTATAAATATAGGAGATATCATTATTTCTATAAATAATAAATTAGTAAAAAATTTTTTTTCTTTTAAATCAGACATATATTCTTTTCCTATAGATAAAAAAATAGAATTAAAATTAATAAGAAATGGAAAAACAAAAATTTTTTTTATAGAAAAAAAAGATTTTAAATTATTTAATGTTAATAGTAAAAATATATATAGAAAAATACCAGGATTATTAATATCTATGATAAAAATAAATGGAAACAATATTATTAAAGTAAAATATGTAAAATTAAATAGTTATGCATATAAAGCTGGATTTAGAAATAATGATGTTATACTTAACATAAATAATATTCATGTAAATAATTTTTCTAAATTAGATAATTTTGTTTCTAAAAAAAAAATGATATCATCTTTTTATATAAAGAGAGGAAATAATAATATATATCTTTTCATGCAATCTTAAATTTTTTGTTCTTCCGATAAAGTTTTTGTCAGAAGAACAAAAAAAAATATTTTTGAAATATTTATTTAAAATTTTCTTAAAATGCTATTTATTTTTGTTTTATTTAATGTTTTATAATCTACATTTTTTACTATTACAGCACAATATAAATTATGTGTTTTGTCTTTAGAAGGAATTGATCCTGGAACTACTACAGAACCTCTTGGAACTTTACCATAACTTATTTTTCCTGTTTTTCTATTATATATTTTTGTACTTTGTCCTATATATACACCCATTGAAATTACTGATCCTTTTTCTATTATTACTCCTTCTACTATTTCTGATCTAGCTCCTATAAAACAATTATCTTCTATAATAGTTGGATTAGATTGTAATGGTTCTAAAACTCCACCTATTCCAACTCCTCCTGATATATGTACATTATTTCCTATTTGAGCACAAGATCCTATAGTAGACCATGTGTCTATCATAGTATTTTTTCCTATATGTGCTCCTGTATTTATATAACAAGGCATAAGAACACTTTTTTTATTTATAAAAGCACCATATCTTACAGTAGCTTGAGGAACTACTCTTACTTTTTCTTTTTCAAATTGTTCATCATGATAATCAGTATATTTTAATTTTATTTTATCATAATATGTAGTTTCTAAACTATGCACTATTTTGTTTTTTGAAACAATAAATTTTAGTAATATTGCTTTTTTTATCCATTCGTTAGTTTTCCATAAATCTTTTACTTTTTCTGACACTTTTATAGAACCATTATCTAACATTTTCATTACTTTATTAATAGAATTTATTAGATCTTTATTTTTATCTTTTATTTTTATTTCTTTTCTTTTTTCAAAAGCATTTTCTATAATTTCTATTATTTTTTGCATAATTTACTCTTATTATATTGTTTTTTTTAATAAAAAAAATTATAAATTTATTTTTTATTATAACATTTTTATTTTTTGTTTATTAATATTTTACTTATTTTTTCATCTTTTTGAAAAGTTAAAATATTGCATCCTAAATTTGTAACTAATACAGTATGTTCATATTGAGCAGAATAACTATTATCCATTGTTTTTACAGTCCATCCATCTTTACAACAATACACTTCTTTATTACCAAAATTTATCATTGGTTCTATAGTAAATACCATACCTTTTTTTATAATTGTTTTTTCTCTATTATCATAATAGTGTAATATTTGAGGATTTTCATGAAACTTTTTTCCTATGCCATGACCACAATATTCTTCTACTATAGAAAAATTTTTTTTTGATATATATTTTTGTATATTTTTTCCTAATTTTGAAATTTTTATGCCTGGTTTTATTGATTTTAATGCTATATATAAACTTTTTCTTGTATGTTTACATAATTTTTTATATTTTTTATTTACTTTTCCAACCATAAACATTTTAGATGCATCTCCATGATATCCATTTTTTATTACAGATACATCTATATTTACTATATCTCCATTTTTTAATTTATATTTGTTTGGTATTCCATGACAAACTACATCATTAACAGATATACAAGTAGATTTTGGAAATCCTTTATATCCTAGACATGCTGGTATAGCTTTTTGTTTATTTATTATATAATCATGACATATTTTGTCTATTTCTTCAGTAGTAATTCCTATATTTACATATTTTTTTATCATTTCCAATACTTTTGCTGTTAATTTTCCAGATATTTCCATTTTTTCTATTTCTTGTTTATTTTTTATTTTTATTTTTTTCATATTATAATTTTATTTTATTTAATATTTCATTTTAAT
The genomic region above belongs to Buchnera aphidicola (Ceratovacuna keduensis) and contains:
- the rsmH gene encoding 16S rRNA (cytosine(1402)-N(4))-methyltransferase RsmH produces the protein MSKKNYHIPVLLKEVIKYLKIKKNGIYVDCTFGSGGHSKNILKKIGKHGFLYSLDKDPYSINFSKKIKNKNFKFINDSFENFIKYAKKFNIIKKIDGIILDLGFSTNQIKNKKRGFSFVLNGPLDMRYNQKYGISAKEWINNSNKKNIFEVIKKFGQEKFASKISKSIVEYRKKKKIEKTVELSNIINKIVYKKNKKINPSTKTFQAIRIYINKELKCIKKILKDSLKILSYKGKLLVISFNSLEDKIIKYFMKCNSKDIKIPNKLPITNEELKKINSKKKLKILKKIFPSKKEIKKNIRSRSAILRVAELKKI
- the ilvN gene encoding acetolactate synthase small subunit, which gives rise to MKKILYILLENKSGVLSRVIGLFSQRGYNIKKIIAKPLKNNKKISKILIEIYKDININNKIKKQILKLINVLKVKIINK
- the ilvB gene encoding biosynthetic-type acetolactate synthase large subunit gives rise to the protein MLGADIVVKSLIKQKTKYIFGYPGGSVLDIYDSIKRIGKIKHILVRHEQAATHMADGYARSTGKVGVALVTSGPGATNAITGIATAYMDSIPIIIISGQVDYSLIGNDAFQECDMIGISRPIVKHSFLIKNTSEIYKIFKKSFYIASSGRKGPVVIDIPKNVLSNNIKKKYIFIKKKYKKLNEKTLIEKKKIKKIFKKLKKSKKPVIYIGGGVISSGCSKYLLLLLEKLNFPITTSLMGLGAISGRHEQCLGMLGMHGTYEANMAMHYSDIILAIGVRFDDRTTNNIYKYCPNSEIIHIDIDPTSISKTIKSKISIVGDAKNIIKEIIKILEIKKYNNNIKKWWEKIQLWRKKNSLKYEKTSKKIKPQYVIETIWKITKGNAYITSDVGQHQMFTALYYSFKKPRHWINSGGLGTMGFGLPAALGVKLAFPKKNVICITGDGSIQMNIQELSTAKQYKIPILIINLNNNVLGMVKQWQDINYSGRYSQSYMKSLPNFSKLVKSYGHIGIRVYKKKELYNKMKYALKKTKKKLVFLDIKIDSSEHVYPMQIKGLGMKNMILKKC
- a CDS encoding trypsin-like peptidase domain-containing protein, with protein sequence MIKIFNNIKSYILSIFLFFLIVLFNFSICCENKKNDICNEHIPSLSKIIDKAMPSIVSIDAEGSKYFHKKKNKKVNNYNFNNIYNYNINEKFEKKYFSSLGSGVIIDSKNGYVVTNSHVIKDTYNIEVKLNDGRIFNSEVVGMDNNSDIALIKLKKAKNLVAIKFFDSDKVKVGDYSIAIGNPYGLGNTVTYGIVSAVGRNGLNIENYENFIQTDASINKGSSGGALINLKGELIGLNTAILSPKEGNIGIGFSIPSNMVKNLTEQIEKYGKVQKRELGIIGIEIDEEISKSMHLKVNKGIFISKVIPYSVAEKVGINIGDIIISINNKLVKNFFSFKSDIYSFPIDKKIELKLIRNGKTKIFFIEKKDFKLFNVNSKNIYRKIPGLLISMIKINGNNIIKVKYVKLNSYAYKAGFRNNDVILNINNIHVNNFSKLDNFVSKKKMISSFYIKRGNNNIYLFMQS
- the dapD gene encoding 2,3,4,5-tetrahydropyridine-2,6-dicarboxylate N-succinyltransferase; this encodes MQKIIEIIENAFEKRKEIKIKDKNKDLINSINKVMKMLDNGSIKVSEKVKDLWKTNEWIKKAILLKFIVSKNKIVHSLETTYYDKIKLKYTDYHDEQFEKEKVRVVPQATVRYGAFINKKSVLMPCYINTGAHIGKNTMIDTWSTIGSCAQIGNNVHISGGVGIGGVLEPLQSNPTIIEDNCFIGARSEIVEGVIIEKGSVISMGVYIGQSTKIYNRKTGKISYGKVPRGSVVVPGSIPSKDKTHNLYCAVIVKNVDYKTLNKTKINSILRKF
- the map gene encoding type I methionyl aminopeptidase gives rise to the protein MKKIKIKNKQEIEKMEISGKLTAKVLEMIKKYVNIGITTEEIDKICHDYIINKQKAIPACLGYKGFPKSTCISVNDVVCHGIPNKYKLKNGDIVNIDVSVIKNGYHGDASKMFMVGKVNKKYKKLCKHTRKSLYIALKSIKPGIKISKLGKNIQKYISKKNFSIVEEYCGHGIGKKFHENPQILHYYDNREKTIIKKGMVFTIEPMINFGNKEVYCCKDGWTVKTMDNSYSAQYEHTVLVTNLGCNILTFQKDEKISKILINKK